One window of the Oncorhynchus mykiss isolate Arlee chromosome 5, USDA_OmykA_1.1, whole genome shotgun sequence genome contains the following:
- the LOC110524030 gene encoding transcription factor HES-1, translating into MCGRDISDGQKMPADMMEKNSSSPVAATPASMNTTPDKPKTASEHRKSSKPIMEKRRRARINESLGQLKTLILDALKKDSSRHSKLEKADILEMTVKHLRNLQRAQMTAALNTDPTVLGKYRAGFSECTNEVTRFLSTCEGVNTEVRTRLLGHLASCMTQINAMNYPTQHQISAGPPHPSFGQSMVQMPNSSPQGNVMPLPCKGGSPQSMSPEATKVYGGFQLVPATDGQFAFLIPNAAFAPNGPVIPVYANQVNTPVPAAVSPGAPTGNSDSVWRPW; encoded by the exons ATGTGTGGAAGGGATATTTCAGACGGACAGAAGATGCCTGCCGATATGATGGAAAAAAACTCATCCTCTCCGGTTGCTGCTACCCCAGCCAGCATGAACACGACACCTGATAAACCCAAGACGGCTTCCGAGCACAGGAAG TCATCCAAACCTATCatggagaaaaggagaagagccAGAATCAACGAAAGCTTGGGACAGTTGAAAACACTTATCCTGGACGCGCTCAAAAAAGAT AGCTCTAGACACTCAAAACTTGAAAAGGCAGACATCCTGGAGATGACGGTCAAACATCTCCGGAACCTCCAGAGAGCGCAAATGACTG CTGCGTTGAACACTGATCCCACCGTGCTGGGGAAATACAGAGCTGGATTCAGCGAGTGCACGAATGAAGTCACCCGGTTCCTATCCACCTGCGAGGGGGTTAACACCGAGGTCAGGACGCGGCTTCTCGGTCACTTGGCCAGTTGCATGACGCAGATCAACGCGATGAACTACCCCACACAGCACCAGATTTCAGCCGGGCCTCCCCACCCCTCCTTCGGCCAGTCCATGGTACAGATGCCCAACTCATCTCCGCAAGGCAACGTGATGCCCCTGCCTTGTAAAGGTGGCTCTCCCCAGAGCATGTCACCAGAAGCCACTAAAGTATACGGCGGTTTCCAGCTCGTACCTGCCACAGACGGACAATTCGCCTTCCTCATCCCCAACGCAGCTTTTGCACCCAACGGTCCGGTTATCCCGGTGTATGCGAACCAGGTCAACACGCCTGTTCCAGCGGCAGTGTCCCCCGGTGCACCGACAGGCAACTCGGACTCAGTGTGGCGACCCTggtag